In Synergistaceae bacterium, a genomic segment contains:
- a CDS encoding DUF4160 domain-containing protein, with product MPEIARFYGLIIKMFFRIGEHTPPHFHALYGEYMGEFDINTLEMIQGDLPPRAVSLVKEWAEINQSELLKMWNTQNIYKLQPLR from the coding sequence ATGCCTGAAATAGCGCGATTTTACGGACTTATTATAAAAATGTTTTTCCGGATCGGAGAACATACCCCCCCGCACTTTCACGCACTCTACGGAGAATATATGGGTGAATTTGATATAAATACTCTTGAGATGATTCAAGGTGATTTGCCCCCCCGCGCTGTCTCTCTCGTTAAAGAATGGGCAGAAATTAATCAATCCGAGCTGCTAAAAATGTGGAACACTCAAAATATTTATAAGCTGCAGCCTTTGAGGTGA